The window GTCGTCGCTCTCCTCGCCGGTGGCCATCTTCACCAGGGGCGGCCCGCCGAGGAACACCTTCGCCCGCTCCTTGACCATGATCACGTGGTCGGACATCCCGGGGACGTAGGCCCCGCCGGCGGTGGAGTTGCCGAAGACGACGGCGATGGTGGGGATGCCGGCGGCGGACAGGCGGGTGAGGTCGCGGAAGATCGCTCCCCCGGGGATGAAGATCTCCTTCTGCGAGGGGAGGTCGGCCCCGCCGGACTCCACCAGGCTGATGCAGGGCAGGCGGTTGGCGAGCGCGATGTCGTTCGCCCGCAGCGCCTTCTTCAGGCTCCACGGGTTGCTCGCGCCGCCGCGCACGGTCGGGTCGTTCGCGGTGATCAGGCACTCGACGCCCTCGACGGTCCCGATGCCGGTGACGAGGGAGGCGCCGACCGCGTACTCGCTGCCCCAGGCGGCGAGCGGGGACAGCTCCAGGAAGGGCGTGTCCGGGTCGAGGAGCAGTTCGACACGCTCGCGGGCGAGCAGCTTGCCGCGCCCCCGGTGCCTGGCGACGTACTTCTCGCCGCCGCCCGCGAGGGCCTTGGCGTGCTCGGCGTCGAGTTCGGCGAGCCTCGCGAGCATGGCCTCGCGGTTCGCGGTGTGGTCGGGGGCGCCCGGGTCGAGGGCGGAGCTGAGGACGGTCACGGGTGTACCTCCGCGGAATCCGGGCGGCCGGCGGCGGGCGCCGGCAGGAGCGTCTGCGGTATGTCCAGGTGACGGGAGCGCAGCCATTCGCCGAGGGCCTTGGCCTGGGGGTCGAAACGGGCCTGCGAGGCGACGCCCTCGCCGAGGATGCCGACGATCTCGAAGTTGAGGGCGCGCAGGTGGGGGAGCGTGTGCCGGGTGACGGGCAGGCCGGCCGTCTCCGGGAGGAGTGCGCGCAGGAGGTCGGTGGTGAGGGTGTGGGCCAGCCACCGCCAGGCGTCGTCGGTACGGGCCCAGACGCCGATGTTGGCGTTGCCGCCCTTGTCGCCGCTGCGGGCACCGGCGACGAGGCCGAGGGGCGCGCGGCGCACCGGGCCCGGGGGCAGCGGCTCCGGTAGGGGCGGCTCGTCGACCGGCCCCAGGGCGAGGGCGCCGGGGGCCGGGGCCACGGGGACCCGGCGGCCGTCGTGCAGGACCGCCGTGTGGGCGACGGCGCCCTGGCCGACGTAGGCCGCCTCGAAGACCCCGTAGGGCGCGCCCCTTCCGGGTGGGGCCAGGACGTGGAAGCCGGGATAGCTGGCGAGGGCCAGCTCCACGGCGGCGCCGCTGAGGGCGCGGCCGACGGTGGTCTCGTCGGTGTCGCGGACGACGAGGTGGAGGAGGGCGCTGGCGGTCTCCTCGGTACGGGCGTCCGCGTGGTCGGTGCGGGCCAGCTCCCAGTCGACGTGCGCGGGGCGGGACTTGGCGGCGGCGAGCGCGGTCTCCAGCTGGTCGCGGACGAGGGCGGCCTTGCGCTCGATGTCCAGGCCGGTCAGCACGAAGGTGACCTCGTTGCGGAACCCGCCGAGCCGGTTGAGGCCGACCTTGAGGGTGGGCGGCGGGGCCTCGCCGCGTACGCCCTCGACGCGGACGCGGTCGGGGCCGTCCTGGGTGAGCCTGATCGTGTCGAGGCGGGCGGTGACGTCCGGGCCCGCGTACCGGGCGCCGCCGGTCTCGTAGAGCAGCTGGGCGGTGACCGTGCCGATGTCGACGAGGCCGCCGGTGCCGGGGTGCTTGGTGATGACGGCCGAGCCGTCGGCGTGGAGTTCGGCGAGGGGGAAGCCCGGGCGGGTGGTGCCGACCTCGCCGAAGAAGGCGTAGTTGCCGCCGGTGGCCTGGGTGCCGCACTCCAGTACGTGCCCGGCGACGACCGCGCCCGCGAGCCGGTCGTACTCCCCCGGGCCCCAGCCGAAGTGGGCGGCGGCGGGCCCGGTGACCAGGGCCGCGTCCGTGACCCGGCCGGTGACCACGATGTCGGCTCCCTCGCGCAGACAGGCCGCGATACCGAATCCGCCGAGGTAGGCGTGGGCGGCGAGGCTGCCGGGGTGCAGGGCGGTGAGGTCGTCGCCCTCGACGTGCGCGACGCGGACGGGGACGCCGAGCCGGTCGGCCAGTTTCCGTACGGCGTCGGCGAGCCCGGCGGGGTTGAGCCCGCCGGCGTTGGCGACGATCCGTACGCCCCGCTCCCGCGCCAGCCCCAGACACTCCTCCAGCTGGCGCAGGAAGGTGCGGGCGTACCCGGCGGTGGGGTCCTTCAGGCGGTCGCGGCCGAGGATGAGCATGGTCAGTTCGGCGAGGTAGTCGCCGGTGAGGACGTCGAGTTCACCGCCGGTGAGCATCTCGCGCATCGCGTCGAAGCGGTCGCCGTAGAAGCCGGAGGCGTTGCCGATGCGGAGGGGAGTGGTCGACGTCGGCGCCGCTGCCGCTGCCGTGGCTGCCGCCGCCGTGGCCGGCGTCACCGGCGTCACCGGCGTCACCGGGTGGTCTCCTTCGGCTCGCGTCCCGTTCCCGGGGGGCCGGCGAAGGCCTGGGCGATGTCCAGCCAGCGGTCGGCGTCGGCGCCCTCGGGGTGGAGGGCGAGGTCGGTGCGGTGGGCGCGCTGGGTGACCAGGAGGCAGAAGTCGAGGGCGGGGCCGCCGACGCGGTCGGTCGCGTCCTCGGGGCCGTACGTCCACACCTCGCCGGCGGGACTGGTGAGTTCCACGCGGAACTCCTCGAACGGCGGGGTGAGCCCGTGCACGCCGAACGCGAAGTCGCGGGTGCGGATGCCGAGCCGGACGATGTGGCGGAGCCGGTCGCCGGGGGCGATCCGGGGGACTCCGAGGGCGTCGGCGACGTCCAGGCCGTGGGCCCAGGTCTCCATCAGGCGGGCGGTCGCCATGGAGGCGGTGGACATGGGCGGGCCGTACCAGGGGAACCGCGCGCCCTCGGGCGCCGCGCGCAGGGCGTCCTCCAGGGCCGCGCGCCCGGCCCGCCAGTGCGCGACCAGTCGCTCGGGGGGCTTGGCGGCCCCTTCCTCCGCGCCGATGTCCACGAAGTCGCCGGGCGCGGTCAGCGCGCTCTCGACCTCACGGGCGAAGGCGGCCTGGTCGGTCACGGCCAGCACGGAGGAGTGGTCCGTCCAGGCGAGGTGGGCGATCTGGTGGGCGACGGTCCAGCCGGGGGCGGGCGTGTCGAGCGCCCATTGCTCCGGGCTCAACTCGGCGACGAGCAGGTCGAGTTGCTCGCTCTCGGCATGAAGGTCGTCGATCACGGGCGTGGGGTCGGCCATGGGGGGAGCATGGCAGCGGAGACAGAAACAAGCAAGCGTGCTTGGATTTTTGGTCGCCGAGCCGCCCGGTCCGCCCGCCGCGCTCACGGGAGGGCGGGGGTGGAGACGCCGGGAGGCGGGAGAGGAAGCGGGAGGAGGCGAGAGAGGAGGCGAGAGGAGGTGTAAGTTGCAAAACTGATTACAGCCATGACTTAGTCCATTGCTTTGCACTACCGAGTCCCCCATACTGAACGAAACGCCCTCTCCGCCCCTGCGAACCCCGCTCTCCGCTCTCCTTGGACGGCCCCCGTGACACTCCCCAGCGCTGACCAGTCCGCGCCCGCCGCAGCCGCAGCCGCGACCGCGCCGTCGGCCGGAACCGGGCTCGCCTCCGGCGACACCCGCGCCTCGCGCGCTCCACGGGGCCTCGGGTCACTCGGGCCCGTGGGGCTGGTGCTGGCCGGCGGGATCTCGGTGCAGTTCGGCGGGGCCTTGGCGGTGACGCTGATGCCGCGTGCCGGTGCGCTCGGGGTGGTGACCCTGCGCCTCGCGGTGGCCGCGCTGGTGATGCTCGTGGTCTGCCGCCCCCGGCTGCGCGGGCACTCGCGCACCGACTGGAGCACGGTGGTCGTCTTCGGCGCCACCATGGCCGCGATGAACGGCCTCTTCTACCAGTCCATCGCCCGCATCCCGCTCGGCCCCGCCGTCACCCTGGAGGTGCTCGGCCCGCTGGTGCTCTCCGTCCTGGCGTCCCGCCGCGCCGTGAACATGGTGTGGGCCGGGCTCGCCCTCTGCGGTGTCTTCCTGCTCGGCGGTGGCGGGGACTTCGGCGCCCTCGACCCGCTCGGCGTCGCCTTCGCCCTGGCCGCCGGGCTGATGTGGGCCCTGTACATCGTCTTCAGCGCGCGGACGGGGAGGCGGTTCCCGCAGGCCGACGGGCTGGCGCTGGCCATGGTCGTCGCGGCGGTGCTGTTCCTGCCGCTAGGGATCGTCGAGTCGGGGACGCGGCTGATCGACCCGACGACGCTCGCCCTGGGCGCCGCCGTCGCCGTCCTGTCCTCCGTCCTCCCCTACACCCTGGAACTCCTCGCCCTGCGCCGCATGCCCTCGTCCACCTTCGCGGTCCTCATGAGCCTGGAGCCCGCGATCGCCGCGACCGCCGGCTTCCTGATCCTCGACCAGGCCCTCGCCGCCACCGAGGCCCTCGCGATCGCCCTGGTCATCGGGGCGAGCATGGGAGCGGTGCGGACGCAGGTGGGGCGGGGGAAGGCGGGGGTTGCGGGGTGAGCGAACGGGCGGGGAAGGCCCTCTCCGGTGCTACGGCCCCGCCTCGACCGCGATCTCGTAGCGCAGTCGCTGGCTCCTGGCCGGCATCACCATGCGGTCGACCTGGATCGGGCGGTCGTCGCGGTCGAAGGTGACCCTCGTCAGCCGGAGCACCGGTTCGTCCGGCGCGGTACGCAGAGTCGCCCGCTCCTCGTCGTCCGGGTTGTCGGCCGTCACGTCCTCGCGGACGAGGGCGCCGATGTGGCCGAGCCGGGCGAGCAGGGTGACCGCTCCACCGGGGATCCTGGCGGTTCCGGCGAGAGCGGTGCCGCGCGCGATGCCGGCCGGGTAGTAGGTGTCGGTGAGTTCGTTCGGCCGGTCGTCGAGGAGGATCAGGCGGCGGCGTACGACGACCGGCTCCCCCTCCGTCGACCCGAGCAACCGCGCCACCTCGGCGGGGGCCGCCACCTCACCTGCGTACAGAATCCGCTGGGTGCCCCGCCGCCCCTGCGCCGCCGCGTCCGCGCCCCAGGCGTCGCCCTGCCCCTTCTCCCTCGGAGTCAGATACGGCATCGACGTGCTGACCCACCTGTTCTCGTGCACGGAACCTCCCGGCCGTCGGACCTGTCTCCCTGTTGTATAACCGGGCCTGTGATCTACCACGTCGTCTCCCTCGCCGCCTGGAACGCCCGCCCCGACCAGCCGTACGCGCCCGCGTCGCTTGCGGAGGACGGGTTCGTGCACTGTTCTCCCGATGAGGCGACGACGCTGGCCGTCGTCAACGCCTTCTACCGGGACGCGCCCAAGCCGCTGCACGTGCTCCTTCTCGACGAGGAACGGCTGGATGCCCGGGTGGAGTTGGAGGCCGCCGCTCCCGCGCCGCCGCCGGGGGTCGGGGCGGACGTTCTGTTTCCCCATGTCTTCGGGCCGCTGAACCGCGAGGCCGTGGTGCGGGTCCTGGAGATCCGGTGGGACGAGGAGGGGCGCGCGATGGGGCTCGGGGCGGAGTAACGGGGCGGGCGTCGCCCATCACCGGGCGCCCGACCAGTGGCTCGGGTCGGCTCGGAGGGCTCGGTGCCGTTTCACCCGCGCGCCTCGTCCAGCCCCTCCGCCAGCACCTCCGCCAGGTGCAGCCCCCGTCTCCCCGCCAGCTGCTCCAGCTGGGTCCGGCAGGAGTAGCCGTCCGCCAGGACCAGCGCGTCGGCCGCCGCGTCCCGTACCGCCGGGAGGAGCTGGTCCTCCGCGCAGGCGACCGAGACCTCGTAGTGGCCCTTCTCGAAGCCGAAGTTGCCGGCGAGGCCGCAGCAGCCTCCGCTGAGGTCGCCGGTGATGCCGGCGGCGGCGCGGAGGCGGCGGTCGGGGGCGTCGCCCAGTACCGCGTGCTGGTGGCAGTGGGTCTGGCCGACGGCCGGGCGGCCGACGACGGGCGGGGTCCAGTGCGGGGCGTGGCGTTCGAGCGCCTCCGCGAAGGTGAGGACCGAGGCGGCGAGCCGGTGCGCCCGGGGATCGCCGGGGAGCAGTTCGGGCAGGTCGGTGCGGAGCGTCGCGGCGCAGCTCGGTTCGAGGACGACGACGGGGAGAGGGGCCGGGGCGAGGGCGGGGTCCTGGTCCGGGGGTCGCCGCCCCGGCGCGGGGGTCGTGGCCGCGTCCAGCACGTCCAGCATGTCCAGCGTGCGGCGCAGCACCGCGCGCGCCCGGTCGAGCTGGCCCGTCGAGACGTAGGTCAGGCCGCAACAGACCCGGCCCTCCCGCGCAGGCGCCACGATCACCCGCAGACCGGCCGCCTCCAGCACCTTGAGCGCCGCCTGCCCCACGGACGGCGAGAGGTACTCCGTGAAGGTGTCGGTCCACAGCAGGACTGTCGTCGCTCCGGCCGCTGCCGCGCGCTCCTCGTCCGTCTCCTCCGGCCTGCCCCGCTCCCCGAACTCTTTCTCGTACCACCGCGTGAACGGCACCCGCGCGAGCCGGGGCAGCTCCCGCTCCCCCGCGATGCCGCCCAGCCGTTTCGCGAGCGCGGCCAAGGGGCGTGCGGCGGCGAGGGTGTTGACGAGGGCGGCCGCGCGTGCGCGGGCGATCAGGCGGAGCCACTGCGGCAGCCGGCCCATCGTGTGGTGGGCGGCCGGGCGGCGGCGGCCGGCGTAGTGGTGGTGGAGGAACTCGGCCTTGTACGTGGCCATGTCGACGCCGACCGGGCAGTCGGAGCGGCAGCCCTTGCAGGAGAGGCAGAGGTCGAGGGCGTCCCGTACCTCGGGCGAGCGCCAGCCGTCGGTGACCACCTCGCCGGCCAGCATCTCGTGCAGGAGGCGGGCCCGGCCCCGGGTGGAGTGCTCCTCCTCCCCCGTCGCGCGGAAGGAGGGGCACATGACGGCTCCGGACGCCGGACTCACCTCGGTCGTCCGGCACTTGGCGACGCCCACGCAGCGCCGGACCGCCGCCGAGAAGTCGCCGCCGTCGTCGGGGTAGGCGAACTCCACCGGCGCGGGTGTGCGCGGCAGCACCGCGAAGCGCAGGTTCGCGTCGAGGGGGGCGGGGCGGACGAGCATGCCGGGGTTCAGGAGGTCGTCGGGGTCCCAGACGCCCTTCACCCGCTCGAACAGCCGGACCATCTCGGTGCCGTACATCGTCGGCAGGAGTTCGGCGCGGGCCTGGCCGTCGCCGTGTTCGCCGGAGAGGGAGCCGCCGTGGGAGGTGACCAGTTCGGCCATTTCCTCGGAGAAGCGGCGGAAGCGGGCGACGCCCGCCGGGGTCAGCAGATCGAAGTCGATACGGACGTGGATGCAGCCGTCGCCGAAGTGGCCGTAGGGCGTGCCCCGCAGGTCGTGGGCGCGCAGCAGGCCGCGGAAGTCCCGCAGGTACGCGCCGAGCCGGGCCGGTGGCACCGCGCAGTCCTCCCAGCCGGGCCAGGCCTCCGTGCCGTCGGGCATACGAGTCGCCGTACCGCTCGCGTCCTCACGGATGCGCCACAGCGCGCGCTGGGCGGCGGGGTCCGTCACCACGAGCGCGTCGGCGGCCCCGGCCGCGCGGACGATCGCGTCGGCGTGCGCCCGCGCCTCGGCGGGCGTGGCGCCGCCCGTCTCCACGAACAGCCAGGCCCCGCCCGGCGGAAGGCCGGTCGCCCCCGGCGGGACGAGGTCCGCGGCCATGCCCTCCACCGTGAGCGGGCGGTGCGGCAGCAGGCCGGGGGCGGCCTCGGCCGCCGCGCTCTCGTCGGCGTACGCCAGCACGGCGAGGGCACGCGCGCGGGGGGCCTCGACGAGACGTACGACCGCTTCCGTGAGCACCCCGAGCGTGCCCTCGGAGCCGCAGAAGGAGCGGGCCACATCCGTGCCGTTCTCCGGGAGGAGGGCGTCGAGGGCGTAGCCGGAGATACGGCGGGGGAGGTGGGGGAAGCCGGTGCGCAGGAGGGCCGGCTCGCGCTCCACCAGCGCCCTCAGACCGTCCGGCGCGCCCGACCAGCCCTGGCCGAGCCGCAGCGCCTGGCCCCTGGCGCCGGTCACCGCCAGCGCGCGTACGTTGTCGGCCGTCGTGCCCCAGGCGACCGAGTGGGAGCCGCAGGAGTTGTTGCCGATCATGCCGCCGAGGGTGCAGCGACTGTGGGTGGAGGGGTCGGGGCCGAAGCGCAGGCCGTGCGGGGCGGCGGCCTCCTGGAGCCGGTCCAGGACCAGGCCGGGCTGGACGACCGCCGTGCGTGCCTCGGGGTCGAGGGAGACCAGCCGGTTCATGTGGCGGGTGAGGTCCAGCACCACGCCCGTGCCCGTGGCCTGCCCGGCGATCGACGTGCCGCCGCCGCGCGCGACGACCGGGACGCCGTGCTCCCGGCACACGGACAGGACGGCCGCCACGTCGTCCGCGTCCCGGGGGGCGACCACGCCGAGCGGCACCCGCCGGTAGTTGGAGGCGTCCATCGTCACCAGGGCGCGTGCCGTCACGTCG is drawn from Streptomyces bottropensis ATCC 25435 and contains these coding sequences:
- a CDS encoding FAD-binding and (Fe-S)-binding domain-containing protein gives rise to the protein MTELGGRTADGGASARGAAGDADAAALRAALPAALRAAGVRGEAAFDVTARALVTMDASNYRRVPLGVVAPRDADDVAAVLSVCREHGVPVVARGGGTSIAGQATGTGVVLDLTRHMNRLVSLDPEARTAVVQPGLVLDRLQEAAAPHGLRFGPDPSTHSRCTLGGMIGNNSCGSHSVAWGTTADNVRALAVTGARGQALRLGQGWSGAPDGLRALVEREPALLRTGFPHLPRRISGYALDALLPENGTDVARSFCGSEGTLGVLTEAVVRLVEAPRARALAVLAYADESAAAEAAPGLLPHRPLTVEGMAADLVPPGATGLPPGGAWLFVETGGATPAEARAHADAIVRAAGAADALVVTDPAAQRALWRIREDASGTATRMPDGTEAWPGWEDCAVPPARLGAYLRDFRGLLRAHDLRGTPYGHFGDGCIHVRIDFDLLTPAGVARFRRFSEEMAELVTSHGGSLSGEHGDGQARAELLPTMYGTEMVRLFERVKGVWDPDDLLNPGMLVRPAPLDANLRFAVLPRTPAPVEFAYPDDGGDFSAAVRRCVGVAKCRTTEVSPASGAVMCPSFRATGEEEHSTRGRARLLHEMLAGEVVTDGWRSPEVRDALDLCLSCKGCRSDCPVGVDMATYKAEFLHHHYAGRRRPAAHHTMGRLPQWLRLIARARAAALVNTLAAARPLAALAKRLGGIAGERELPRLARVPFTRWYEKEFGERGRPEETDEERAAAAGATTVLLWTDTFTEYLSPSVGQAALKVLEAAGLRVIVAPAREGRVCCGLTYVSTGQLDRARAVLRRTLDMLDVLDAATTPAPGRRPPDQDPALAPAPLPVVVLEPSCAATLRTDLPELLPGDPRAHRLAASVLTFAEALERHAPHWTPPVVGRPAVGQTHCHQHAVLGDAPDRRLRAAAGITGDLSGGCCGLAGNFGFEKGHYEVSVACAEDQLLPAVRDAAADALVLADGYSCRTQLEQLAGRRGLHLAEVLAEGLDEARG
- a CDS encoding GntR family transcriptional regulator, translating into MHENRWVSTSMPYLTPREKGQGDAWGADAAAQGRRGTQRILYAGEVAAPAEVARLLGSTEGEPVVVRRRLILLDDRPNELTDTYYPAGIARGTALAGTARIPGGAVTLLARLGHIGALVREDVTADNPDDEERATLRTAPDEPVLRLTRVTFDRDDRPIQVDRMVMPARSQRLRYEIAVEAGP
- a CDS encoding TIGR03084 family metal-binding protein; translation: MADPTPVIDDLHAESEQLDLLVAELSPEQWALDTPAPGWTVAHQIAHLAWTDHSSVLAVTDQAAFAREVESALTAPGDFVDIGAEEGAAKPPERLVAHWRAGRAALEDALRAAPEGARFPWYGPPMSTASMATARLMETWAHGLDVADALGVPRIAPGDRLRHIVRLGIRTRDFAFGVHGLTPPFEEFRVELTSPAGEVWTYGPEDATDRVGGPALDFCLLVTQRAHRTDLALHPEGADADRWLDIAQAFAGPPGTGREPKETTR
- a CDS encoding DUF952 domain-containing protein, which encodes MIYHVVSLAAWNARPDQPYAPASLAEDGFVHCSPDEATTLAVVNAFYRDAPKPLHVLLLDEERLDARVELEAAAPAPPPGVGADVLFPHVFGPLNREAVVRVLEIRWDEEGRAMGLGAE
- a CDS encoding EamA family transporter translates to MTLPSADQSAPAAAAAATAPSAGTGLASGDTRASRAPRGLGSLGPVGLVLAGGISVQFGGALAVTLMPRAGALGVVTLRLAVAALVMLVVCRPRLRGHSRTDWSTVVVFGATMAAMNGLFYQSIARIPLGPAVTLEVLGPLVLSVLASRRAVNMVWAGLALCGVFLLGGGGDFGALDPLGVAFALAAGLMWALYIVFSARTGRRFPQADGLALAMVVAAVLFLPLGIVESGTRLIDPTTLALGAAVAVLSSVLPYTLELLALRRMPSSTFAVLMSLEPAIAATAGFLILDQALAATEALAIALVIGASMGAVRTQVGRGKAGVAG
- a CDS encoding acyclic terpene utilization AtuA family protein — protein: MGNASGFYGDRFDAMREMLTGGELDVLTGDYLAELTMLILGRDRLKDPTAGYARTFLRQLEECLGLARERGVRIVANAGGLNPAGLADAVRKLADRLGVPVRVAHVEGDDLTALHPGSLAAHAYLGGFGIAACLREGADIVVTGRVTDAALVTGPAAAHFGWGPGEYDRLAGAVVAGHVLECGTQATGGNYAFFGEVGTTRPGFPLAELHADGSAVITKHPGTGGLVDIGTVTAQLLYETGGARYAGPDVTARLDTIRLTQDGPDRVRVEGVRGEAPPPTLKVGLNRLGGFRNEVTFVLTGLDIERKAALVRDQLETALAAAKSRPAHVDWELARTDHADARTEETASALLHLVVRDTDETTVGRALSGAAVELALASYPGFHVLAPPGRGAPYGVFEAAYVGQGAVAHTAVLHDGRRVPVAPAPGALALGPVDEPPLPEPLPPGPVRRAPLGLVAGARSGDKGGNANIGVWARTDDAWRWLAHTLTTDLLRALLPETAGLPVTRHTLPHLRALNFEIVGILGEGVASQARFDPQAKALGEWLRSRHLDIPQTLLPAPAAGRPDSAEVHP